In the genome of Nymphaea colorata isolate Beijing-Zhang1983 chromosome 9, ASM883128v2, whole genome shotgun sequence, one region contains:
- the LOC116260919 gene encoding small heat shock protein, chloroplastic — MSCLSASGLLFSPSPSLLSQSSRLRSGCSAFIPRPTAQRAPRLVKTRASDEKDGSLDVEFSGQKGTGSLERRARRPALDIPPFGLMDPLSPMRTVRQMLDTMDRIFEESWSFPGSNRPSRDVRAPWDYADTETEVRMRFDMPGLTKEDVKVSIESDNVLVIRGEHKSDSAEGDSWTSRSSAVYDTRLVLPDNLETDKIKAELKNGVLFITIPKKKVEAKVVDVQVE, encoded by the exons ATGTCTTGCCTCTCCGCTTCAGGCCTCCTCTTCTCTCCGTCGCCCTCTCTTTTGTCCCAAAGCAGCCGCCTCAGATCTGGTTGTTCGGCATTCATCCCCCGGCCAACTGCTCAGAGGGCTCCTAGGTTGGTCAAGACTCGAGCCTCAGATGAGAAGGATGGGTCGCTCGACGTTGAGTTCAGCGGCCAAAAGGGAACCGGCTCGCTGGAACGCCGGGCTCGCCGTCCTGCCCTCGACATCCCTCCATTTG GTCTGATGGACCCGCTTTCGCCGATGAGGACGGTGCGGCAGATGCTGGACACGATGGATCGCATCTTCGAGGAGTCGTGGTCATTCCCCGGTTCCAATCGTCCGTCGCGGGACGTCCGAGCCCCCTGGGACTACGCGGACACCGAGACGGAGGTGCGGATGAGGTTCGACATGCCGGGCCTCACCAAGGAAGACGTCAAGGTCTCCATCGAGTCCGACAACGTGCTGGTCATCCGGGGCGAGCACAAATCCGATTCGGCCGAAGGCGATTCTTGGACGTCTCGGAGCTCAGCAGTCTACGACACCCGCCTGGTTCTCCCGGACAATCTCGAGACAGACAAAATCAAGGCCGAGTTGAAGAACGGCGTCCTTTTCATCACCATACCCAAGAAGAAAGTCGAAGCCAAAGTCGTCgatgtacaagttgaataa
- the LOC116260920 gene encoding uncharacterized protein LOC116260920, giving the protein MSDPIEEVEIAGRKLAIHGGQDVCDPVTGAALTGSWLWCSALVLADWMGRLDPSTFQGKTVLELGAGTGLPGLVAGLLGAVRVTLTDVGALLPGLRRNAEANGLDGCVEVKELVWGATSPDKIGPADLVLMSDLFYDPESMPSLAWTLKGLCKKGTILLAATEMRASATDCFNVLMGEGFGMFLEHECQEYAIFTMRPPPPLIFQ; this is encoded by the coding sequence ATGAGCGACCCCATCGAGGAGGTGGAAATAGCCGGCCGGAAGCTTGCCATCCACGGCGGCCAAGACGTCTGCGACCCGGTCACCGGCGCAGCCTTGACTGGCTCATGGCTTTGGTGTTCCGCGTTGGTCTTGGCCGACTGGATGGGCAGACTGGATCCCTCGACGTTTCAAGGTAAAACCGTGCTAGAGCTCGGCGCCGGTACTGGGTTGCCCGGGTTGGTGGCCGGATTGCTGGGCGCAGTCCGGGTCACCTTGACTGATGTAGGTGCGCTGCTGCCGGGCCTTAGGCGGAACGCGGAAGCCAACGGGCTAGACGGGTGCGTGGAGGTCAAGGAGCTAGTTTGGGGCGCCACGAGCCCAGACAAAATAGGTCCGGCTGACTTGGTACTAATGTCCGACTTGTTCTATGACCCGGAGTCGATGCCCAGCTTGGCCTGGACCCTCAAGGGGCTATGTAAGAAGGGCACCATCTTGTTGGCTGCCACGGAAATGAGGGCGAGTGCCACCGATTGCTTTAACGTACTAATGGGGGAAGGCTTCGGCATGTTCCTAGAACACGAGTGCCAAGAGTACGCCATCTTCACCatgcgccccccccccccccttatTTTTCAGTAA